One Trichoderma asperellum chromosome 5, complete sequence genomic region harbors:
- a CDS encoding uncharacterized protein (MEROPS:MER0031618) has protein sequence MATTTESQFKIGDASFYTKTWTPTSAVVAKVIFVHGFSEHINRYNDFFPKLAEHGIQVFSWDQRGWGRSVTKPAEKGLTGPTSRVVADVAAFIQDKLPSDVPVFVMGHSMGGGEILMLAGDAQYKQLVSQIRGWVLVAPFIGFSPAEVPSSLKVFFGRLVGRLLPRQQLKHVVPPEHLSRIPEVVESVRNDALCHDTGTLEGLASLLDRTATLSGGGVKLGADVHSLLLTHGTNDLTCSYDAAVKFMNDQTAVEDKETKSYEGGYHQLHADLCKDELAKDVVDWILKRSKIEPKL, from the exons ATGGCAACGACTACAGAAAGCCAGTTCAAGATCGGCGATGCGAGCTTCTACACCAAGACATGGACG CCGACGAGCGCCGTGGTAGCCAAGGTCATCTTCGTCCACGGCTTCAGCGAGCACATCAACCGCTACAACGACTTCTTCCCCAAGCTCGCCGAGCACGGCATCCAGGTCTTCTCATGGGACCAGCGCGGCTGGGGCCGCAGCGTGACGAAGCCCGCCGAGAAGGGCCTCACGGGTCCGACGTCGCGGGTCGTTGCCGACGTCGCCGCCTTTATCCAGGACAAGCTGCCGTCGGACGTGCCCGTCTTCGTCATGGGCCACTCCATGGGCGGTGGTGAGATCCTCATGCTGGCTGGAGACGCGCAGTACAAGCAGCTGGTGAGCCAGATCCGCGGTTGGGTCCTCGTGGCGCCCTTCATTGGCTTCTCGCCAGCCGAGGTTCCAAGCTCGCTCAAGGTCTTCTTCGGACGACTAGTTGGACGCCTGTTgccgcggcagcagctcaagcaTGTTGTGCCTCCGGAGCACCTGAGCCGCATCCCGGAGGTGGTTGAATCCGTCAGGAACGATGCGCTGTGCCACGATACGGGCACGCTGGAGGGCTTGGCGTCATTGCTGGATCGTACGGCGACGCTGTCTGGGGGAGGGGTCAAGCTGGGGGCCGATGTGCACTCCCTCCTGTTGACGCATGGCACGAACGACTTGACGTGCAGCTATGATGCGGCCGTGAAGTTTATGAATGACCAGACGGCTGTTGAGGATAAGGAGACCAAGTCATATGAAGGCGGGTATCATCAACTTCATGCAGACCTCTGCAAGGACGAGTTGGCGAAGGATGTGGTTGACTGGATACTGAAGCGATCCAAGATAGAACCCAAGCTGTAA
- a CDS encoding uncharacterized protein (EggNog:ENOG41~TransMembrane:6 (i168-189o195-216i237-259o271-294i314-334o340-366i)) — MTPDAKNTITHHPNVFNLQRFQPASSRSSSKGPAARDASSTGVEAVEVTDHDPVERHHSAITDVESQFTASRNSRVPRLSAESDPYGLSLSYKTDSDLEQIKANSSRKRDSERGANGAKKQGPRSDHRKVRGFYENQNATIERMLKSVEEHVEEARVEQGEDQTKVKIAIYGSLAANIVLTALQLYAAITSGSLSLFTTMADAVFDPLSTLALILSNRAISKVDPRRFPAGKARLETVGNIVFCFLMSAVALIIIAFSARELATGDGEKKFHLPSVISVCAAFATKFCLFLYCWSLKDKYSQVNILWQDHRNDLLVNGFGILTSVGGAKLEWWIDPMGAILLSILTSGIWLYTAFNEFLLLVGVVAPLDMQQLITYVCLTHSDAIEGIDTVRVYHSGPRLIAEVDIVMDPSRTLRDTHDVAEELQIKLESLPDVERAYVHIDYETTHKPEHAYKKDL, encoded by the coding sequence ATGACGCCCGACGCAAAGAACACCATCACTCATCATCCTAATGTCTTCAATCTCCAGCGTTTCCAGCCTGCctccagccgcagcagctcaaaAGGACCTGCCGCCCGAGATGCTTCTAGCACCGGCGTCGAGGCTGTCGAAGTGACAGACCACGATCCGGTAGAGCGCCACCATTCCGCAATTACTGATGTAGAGAGCCAGTTCACCGCAAGCCGCAACTCGCGCGTTCCGCGTCTATCAGCCGAGAGCGACCCGTACGGGCTGTCTTTGTCCTATAAAACGGATTCAGACCTCGAGCAGATCAAGGCAAATTCATCTCGTAAGAGGGACAGTGAGCGAGGTGCCAACGGAGCCAAGAAGCAAGGCCCCAGGAGCGACCACCGTAAAGTCCGCGGCTTCTACGAGAATCAAAACGCAACCATCGAGCGAATGCTGAAATCGGTGGAAGAGCACGTAGAGGAAGCCCGTGTCGAGCAGGGAGAGGACCAGACCAAGGTCAAGATTGCCATCTATGGCTCGCTTGCGGCCAACATTGTTCTCACCGCCCTCCAGCTCTATGCTGCCATCACCTCCGGATCGCTGTCTCTGTTCACCACCATGGCGGATGCCGTTTTCGATCCGCTCAGCACCCTCGCTCTTATTCTGTCCAACCGCGCTATTAGCAAGGTCGACCCGCGACGCTTTCCAGCTGGCAAGGCGCGGCTCGAGACGGTGGGCAACATCGTCTTCTGCTTTCTCATGAGCGCCGTggccctcatcatcatcgccttctCAGCTAGAGAGCTAGCCACTGGGGATGGTGAGAAGAAATTCCATCTCCCTTCGGTCATTTCTGTTTGTGCAGCGTTTGCGACAAagttttgcctcttcttgtaCTGCTGGTCACTCAAGGACAAGTACAGCCAGGTCAACATTCTATGGCAGGATCACCGCAACGATCTGCTCGTCAATGGCTTTGGTATCTTGACTTCGGTGGGTGGTGCAAAGTTGGAATGGTGGATTGATCCCATGGGTGCCATTCTCTTGTCTATCCTCACTTCTGGCATCTGGCTTTACACTGCCTTCAACGAGTTCCTGCTACTTGTTGGCGTCGTCGCGCCTCTGGacatgcagcagctcatcacGTACGTGTGCCTGACCCACTCAGATGCGATTGAGGGCATTGATACGGTTCGAGTCTACCACTCGGGACCGCGGTTGATTGCCGAAGTGGACATTGTCATGGATCCATCACGGACGCTTAGAGACACGCACGATGTTGCAGAGGAGCTGCAGATTAAGCTGGAGAGCCTGCCCGATGTTGAGCGGGCCTACGTTCATATTGACTACGAGACCACTCACAAGCCAGAGCACGCCTACAAGAAGGACCTTTGA
- a CDS encoding uncharacterized protein (CAZy:GT8), with protein sequence MADPSWGEHAYATLLLNDAYLPGALVLAHSLRDAGTTKKLAVLVTLDGVTADAIVQLKTVYDYVLPVPRIRNDKPANLYLMNRADLHSAFTKINLWKQTQFSRIVYIDADVVAYRAPDELFDLPHAFAASPDIGWPDLFNTGVMALTPNTGDYHAMVAMTERGISFDGADQGLLNIYFKNNFHRLPFTYNVTPSAHYQYLPAYRHFQSSINMVHFIGPDKPWRAGRNASYGSSAYDEMVGRWWAVYDRHYREKEISQLANGGGNYNQAYEAQKSASLADTRNDTPQNWGGQNQTPRPIFPWEGKQPKATRSFYGDEPELQPQVATSKPSGARSSVTKSPPKSPVSKTSDNKSEAGTASWTTYSRGNAWDEDPSISKYAEAIEKRHRSSSRGKEGDEDVDDDEEEQEETKRSFKVTDFPTETERPSLPVTPAPVPRGRDAAGKVLPAAEGVPSQAEWVRTNQSKAAK encoded by the exons ATGGCTGATCCAAGCTGGGGCGAGCATGCATATGCTACG CTTCTGTTGAACGATGCCTACCTTCCCG GTGCCCTGGTGCTTGCTCACTCGCTCCGTGACGCGGGAACCACCAAGAAGCTCGCAGTTCTGGTCACTCTCGATGGTGTGACCGCCGACGCCATTGTCCAGCTCAAG ACCGTTTACGACTATGTCTTGCCTGTCCCCCGAATCCGCAACGACAAGCCCGCCAACTTGTACCTCATGAACCGTGCTGATCTGCACTCTGCCTTTACAAAAATCAACCTGTGGAAGCAGACGCAGTTCTCGCGAATTGTCTACATCGATGCCGACGTCGTTGCCTACCGAGCTCCGGACGAGCTCTTCGATCTCCCACACGCCTTTGCGGCTTCCCCCGATATTGGTTGGCCCGACCTCTTCAACACCGGCGTCATGGCACTGACGCCCAACACCGGCGATTACCACGCCATGGTCGCCATGACCGAGAGGGGCATCTCCTTCGATGGTGCCGACCAGGGTCTCCTCAACATTTACTTCAAGAACAACTTCCACCGTTTGCCTTTCACCTACAACGTCACTCCTTCCGCGCACTACCAATACCTCCCTGCCTACCGACACTTCCAGTCCAGCATCAACATGGTCCACTTCATTGGCCCAGACAAGCCCTGGCGTGCTGGCCGTAACGCTTCATATGGAAGCTCAGCCTACGACGAAATGGTTGGCAGATGGTGGGCCGTGTATGATCGCCACTACCGCGAGAAG GAAATTTCCCAGCTTGCAAATGGCGGTGGAAACTATAACCAGGCCTACGAGGCTCAAAA GAGCGCCTCTCTAGCCGATACTCGAAATGATACGCCTCAGAACTGGGGTGGGCAGAATCAGACACCACGACCCATATTCCCATGGGAGGGAAAACAGCCCAAGGCAACCAGATCCTTTTACGGTGATGAGCCAGAGCTACAGCCACAAGTTGCGACCTCCAAGCCTTCAGGTGCTCGTTCCTCAGTAACCAAATCGCCTCCCAAGTCCCCAGTCTCCAAGACATCGGACAATAAGAGCGAGGCAGGAACAGCATCTTGGACAACATATTCTCGAGGCAATGCTTGGGATGAAGACCCTAGCATCTCCAAGTATGCGGAAGCAATTGAGAAGCGCCACCGATCAAGCAGCCGTGGAAAGGAAGGAGATGAGGacgttgacgacgacgaagaggaacAGGAAGAGACAAAGCGTAGCTTCAAGGTTACTGACTTCCCTACTGAGACGGAGCGGCCCAGCTTGCCAGTCACACCAGCGCCAGTTCCTCGCGGGCGTGATGCCGCTGGAAAAGTGCTGCCGGCAGCTGAGGGCGTGCCGTCACAGGCCGAATGGGTACGTACTAATCAATCTAAAGCAGCTAAATAG
- a CDS encoding uncharacterized protein (EggNog:ENOG41) — protein MLQSARMQNLSLGTNEEIHTAPKPESIAPSLTYSDESDDQDEPIRVEQPRQRRASTRLIAQSARDIQRITGETTAEFVTRCCGGGCCLMGGARPAGVEYEKVTEPDNDAYRSLGLKIGDIPTVLTKLADLPEQTISFSSVPKPPSPSSPTDSAISLGRDNEIDSAKLTKIPLEKFKTVDTTIQPPRFVQPHPPYNVFPAKIHTARELTRPGAEKRTFHFDLDITDYPEEENTDFKVGGAIGVMAPNSEAVVEDVLDALMVPRFLRDKPVLMKTTKGRWPTVWGDDKPRELATTRRDLLTWCADLQSYPPTKALLRVLAEHAAAENEKKILSFLCAAEGQGAFCDFRSGPSISISQLLHAFPSAHPPMDELLSALQQLMPRFYSLSNDPHESFQRGDQKQHRLIEIAVTVHETGDWREGTRTGVGSGFFERQARKFIKAQEAGEKTEVYIPMFKGLMANPLAKQFNAEGPMLLIGAGVGIAPFRGFVQRRLKQANCANKVWVLQGIRDSLVDEIYSGEWGVHEDEVKKVVQSRRGEGRYVQEEVRNQSDLVWSIVNAVDGRIFVCGSSKGMGEGVEEALVDVAMAKGNLEREEARNFWQLKKEAGQYIAETW, from the coding sequence ATGCTGCAGTCTGCCCGAATGCAGAACCTGTCCCTCGGGACAAACGAGGAGATCCACACAGCTCCCAAGCCCGAGTCTATAGCCCCCTCGTTGACTTACTCGGACGAATCAGATGATCAAGATGAACCCATCCGGGTTGAGCAGCCTCGCCAGAGACGCGCCTCAACGAGACTGATTGCCCAGAGTGCTCGTGATATCCAGCGCATCACGGGAGAGACGACTGCCGAGTTCGTCACTCGCtgctgtggcggcggctgctgcttgatgggCGGTGCGAGACCAGCTGGCGTTGAATACGAAAAGGTCACGGAGCCCGATAACGATGCCTATCGGTCCCTCGGCCTCAAGATTGGCGACATCCCGACCGTCCTGACCAAGTTGGCCGACCTGCCAGAGCAGACCATCTCATTCAGCTCGGTCCCCAAGCCCCCGAGCCCATCTTCTCCCACTGATTCTGCAATCTCTCTGGGGCGTGATAACGAGATTGACAGCGCCAAACTGACCAAGATCCCCCTCGAAAAGTTCAAGACTGTTGACACGACCATTCAGCCGCCGCGATTCGTCCAGCCTCACCCTCCATATAACGTCTTCCCCGCCAAGATCCACACGGCGCGCGAGCTTACAAGGCCAGGTGCTGAGAAGCGTACTTTCCACTTCGACCTGGATATCACAGATTACCCCGAAGAGGAAAACACTGATTTCAAGGTCGGCGGTGCCATTGGCGTCATGGCCCCCAACTCTGAGGCCGTGGTCGAGGACGTCTTGGATGCCCTGATGGTGCCACGCTTCCTTCGAGACAAGCCTGtgctgatgaagacgaccaaGGGCCGCTGGCCTACCGTCTGGGGAGACGACAAGCCCCGTGAGCTCGCCACCACTCGCCGGGATTTGCTGACCTGGTGCGCGGACCTCCAGTCATATCCCCCCACCAAAGCACTGCTGCGAGTGTTGGCCGAGCacgctgctgcagaaaacgaaaagaagattCTCAGCTTCCTCTGCGCCGCTGAAGGACAGGGGGCTTTCTGCGACTTCCGATCTGGTCCTAGCATTTCCATCTCTCAGCTGCTGCATGCCTTCCCCAGCGCCCACCCACCTATGGACGAGCTTCTCTcagccctgcagcagctcatgcCACGCTTCTATTCTCTTTCCAATGACCCACACGAGTCGTTCCAGAGGGGCGACCAGAAGCAGCACCGCCTGATTGAAATCGCCGTCACGGTTCATGAGACTGGAGACTGGCGCGAGGGAACTCGAACGGGCGTGGGATCCGGCTTCTTTGAGCGACAGGCCCGCAAGTTCATCAAGGCCCAAGAGGCCGGTGAGAAGACGGAAGTTTACATTCCCATGTTCAAGGGCCTGATGGCGAACCCATTGGCCAAGCAGTTCAACGCCGAGGGCCCTATGCTTCTGATTGGAGCCGGCGTGGGTATTGCGCCTTTCCGAGGCTTCGTGCAGCGACGCCTGAAGCAGGCCAACTGCGCCAACAAGGTGTGGGTGCTGCAAGGCATCCGAGACTCGCTGGTAGATGAAATCTACAGTGGCGAGTGGGGTGTCCACGAAGACGAGGTGAAGAAGGTGGTGCAGAGCCGCCGTGGTGAGGGCAGATATGTCCAGGAGGAAGTCCGAAACCAGTCCGACCTCGTTTGGAGCATCGTTAACGCTGTTGACGGCCGAATCTTTGTGTGCGGCAGCTCCAAGGGTATGGGCGAGGGCGTTGAGGAGGCTCTTGTGGACGTTGCCATGGCCAAGGGCAACCTCGAGCGCGAAGAGGCTCGCAATTTCTGGCAGCTCAAGAAGGAGGCTGGTCAGTACATTGCCGAGACGTGGTGA